In Pseudoxanthomonas indica, the following are encoded in one genomic region:
- a CDS encoding NAD(P) transhydrogenase subunit alpha, which yields MSDGFVALYIFMLAAIAGHVIISRVPVILHTPLMSGSNFIHGIVLIGAMVVLGHADTTLEKVIGFVAVLLGAGNAAGGYVVTERMLEMFKSSKAPGKGAK from the coding sequence ATGAGCGACGGTTTCGTGGCCCTGTACATCTTCATGCTGGCGGCCATCGCCGGACATGTGATTATTTCCCGGGTGCCGGTCATCCTGCACACCCCGCTGATGTCGGGCTCGAACTTCATCCACGGCATCGTGCTGATTGGCGCCATGGTCGTGCTGGGGCACGCCGACACCACGTTGGAAAAGGTCATCGGCTTCGTCGCCGTACTGCTGGGCGCGGGCAACGCCGCCGGCGGTTACGTGGTGACCGAACGCATGCTGGAGATGTTCAAGTCCAGCAAGGCCCCCGGCAAGGGAGCCAAGTGA
- the sufT gene encoding putative Fe-S cluster assembly protein SufT: MYSRSSEPVQFERDCPAVLVPQGESVTLPAGTYGYITQALGGSYTVFVEGNLFRIAGKDADAIGKEPVESLSLPDNASDDEVEAMVWQQLRTCFDPEIPFNIVDLGLVYEARLDHRDDGKRQVEVKMTLTAPGCGMGEILVDDVRSKLEMIPTIAEADVELVFDPPWGRHMMSEAAKLETGML; this comes from the coding sequence ATGTACTCCCGCAGCAGTGAACCCGTCCAGTTCGAACGCGATTGCCCGGCCGTCCTCGTGCCGCAGGGCGAGAGCGTGACCTTGCCGGCCGGCACCTACGGCTATATCACCCAGGCCCTGGGTGGCAGCTACACGGTGTTCGTGGAAGGCAATCTTTTCCGCATCGCCGGCAAGGATGCCGACGCCATCGGCAAGGAGCCGGTGGAATCGTTGTCGCTGCCCGACAACGCCAGCGACGATGAAGTCGAGGCGATGGTCTGGCAGCAGCTGCGCACCTGTTTCGACCCGGAAATTCCGTTCAACATCGTCGACCTGGGCCTGGTGTACGAAGCCAGGCTGGATCACCGCGATGACGGCAAGCGCCAGGTCGAGGTCAAGATGACGCTGACCGCGCCGGGCTGTGGCATGGGCGAGATCCTGGTCGACGACGTGCGCAGCAAGCTCGAAATGATCCCCACGATCGCCGAGGCGGACGTGGAGTTGGTGTTCGACCCGCCGTGGGGCCGGCACATGATGTCCGAGGCCGCCAAGCTGGAAACCGGCATGCTGTAA
- a CDS encoding branched-chain amino acid aminotransferase: MNIANATPLVYRVETSGKARSAAERDAVLASPGFGVHFTDHMVAITWDKAQGWHDAEVIPYGPLSLDPAASVLHYGQEIFEGIKAYRHADGSIWTFRPDANGQRLQRSAKRLALPELPVSEFVESLRQLVAVDKDWVPSAPETSLYFRPFMIGTEAFLGVRAAHKAGYYVIASPAGAYFAKGVAPVSIWLSTDYARAAKGGTGAAKCGGNYASSLLPQQEAQAQGCSQVLFLDPVEGKYLEELGGMNVFLVYKDGTVVTPELSGSILEGVTRSSILQLAHDRGHKVEERKVSIDEWKQGVTSGEIAEIFACGTAAVITPIGQLKGKDFAVGNPDAPAGELTMSIRKELTDIQYGRVPDRHGWLVKLHD; this comes from the coding sequence ATGAACATTGCCAATGCCACCCCGCTGGTCTATCGCGTCGAAACCTCCGGCAAGGCGCGCAGCGCCGCCGAGCGCGACGCCGTCCTTGCTTCGCCGGGCTTTGGCGTGCACTTCACCGACCACATGGTCGCCATCACCTGGGACAAGGCGCAGGGCTGGCACGACGCCGAAGTGATTCCCTATGGTCCGCTGTCGCTGGATCCGGCGGCGTCGGTCCTGCACTACGGCCAGGAAATCTTTGAAGGCATCAAGGCCTATCGCCATGCCGATGGTTCGATCTGGACCTTCCGCCCGGATGCCAACGGCCAGCGCCTGCAGCGTTCGGCCAAACGCCTGGCTTTGCCGGAACTGCCGGTGTCCGAGTTCGTCGAGTCGCTGCGTCAGCTGGTGGCGGTGGACAAGGACTGGGTGCCATCCGCGCCGGAAACCAGCCTGTACTTCCGTCCCTTCATGATCGGCACCGAGGCCTTCCTCGGCGTGCGTGCCGCGCACAAGGCCGGTTACTACGTGATCGCCAGCCCGGCCGGCGCCTACTTCGCCAAGGGCGTGGCGCCCGTCTCGATCTGGCTGTCCACCGACTACGCGCGTGCGGCCAAGGGCGGCACCGGCGCGGCCAAGTGCGGCGGCAACTACGCCTCTTCGCTGCTGCCGCAGCAGGAAGCCCAGGCCCAGGGTTGTTCGCAGGTGTTGTTCCTGGATCCGGTGGAAGGCAAGTACCTGGAAGAACTGGGCGGCATGAATGTCTTCCTGGTCTACAAGGATGGCACCGTGGTGACCCCGGAACTGTCCGGCAGCATCCTGGAAGGCGTGACCCGCTCGAGCATCCTGCAATTGGCGCATGATCGCGGCCACAAGGTGGAAGAACGCAAGGTCTCCATCGATGAGTGGAAGCAAGGCGTGACCAGTGGCGAGATTGCGGAAATCTTCGCCTGCGGTACGGCGGCGGTGATCACCCCGATCGGCCAGCTCAAGGGCAAGGACTTCGCCGTGGGCAACCCGGATGCACCGGCGGGCGAGCTGACCATGTCCATCCGCAAGGAACTGACCGACATCCAGTACGGCCGCGTGCCGGATCGGCACGGTTGGCTGGTCAAGCTGCACGACTGA
- a CDS encoding DUF3106 domain-containing protein, which translates to MKNRLGPVLMLLLLATGSALAQSSSPAAALPEWDKLTPQQRETLIAPLRDRWNSDPQSRERMLEHGQRWQNMTPEQRKQARKGAKRFEDMSPEQRERARALFSQMRDMPPEEREKLREKWQKMTPEQRKVWMEQHRGKDHAPPPLPPPER; encoded by the coding sequence ATGAAGAACCGACTCGGTCCCGTGCTGATGCTGCTTCTGCTGGCCACTGGCAGCGCGCTGGCGCAATCCTCCTCGCCGGCTGCTGCCCTGCCGGAGTGGGACAAGCTCACGCCACAGCAACGCGAAACCCTGATCGCCCCACTGCGTGACCGCTGGAACAGCGACCCGCAGTCGCGCGAACGCATGCTCGAGCATGGCCAGCGTTGGCAGAACATGACGCCCGAGCAGCGCAAGCAGGCGCGCAAGGGCGCCAAGCGCTTCGAGGACATGAGTCCGGAGCAGCGCGAACGCGCGCGCGCGTTGTTCTCGCAGATGCGCGACATGCCGCCCGAAGAACGCGAAAAGCTGCGCGAGAAGTGGCAGAAGATGACGCCGGAGCAGCGCAAGGTGTGGATGGAACAGCATCGCGGCAAGGATCACGCGCCGCCGCCGCTGCCGCCACCGGAGCGCTGA
- the ppk2 gene encoding polyphosphate kinase 2, which yields MKPLKKKPYQELLKPLQLELAAMARWASHHGKRIVILVEGRDTAGKGGVINAIAEHLNPRQCRVVALPKPSERESTQWYFQRYVAQLPAAGEIVLFDRSWYNRAGVEKVMGYCSESEYDRFLQQAPVFEQLLIDDGILLFKYWLAVDQAQQEERFAERAQEPLKSWKLSPIDLQARQMYADYTDAREAMLKATHSHFAPWTLVDFNDQRRGRLTLIRDLLDRLPDMQVPLDVLTLKPLKGKPRKEKYTVVKPLPEFPIP from the coding sequence ATGAAGCCGCTCAAGAAGAAGCCCTACCAGGAACTGCTCAAGCCGCTGCAACTGGAGTTGGCAGCAATGGCGCGCTGGGCGTCCCATCATGGCAAGCGCATCGTGATCCTGGTGGAAGGCCGCGATACCGCTGGCAAAGGTGGCGTGATCAACGCCATCGCCGAACACCTCAATCCGCGCCAATGCCGGGTGGTCGCCCTGCCCAAGCCCAGCGAACGCGAGTCCACGCAGTGGTATTTCCAGCGCTACGTCGCGCAGTTGCCGGCGGCCGGGGAAATCGTGCTGTTCGACCGCAGCTGGTACAACCGCGCGGGCGTGGAAAAGGTCATGGGCTATTGCAGTGAAAGCGAGTACGACAGGTTCCTGCAGCAGGCGCCGGTATTCGAGCAGTTGCTGATCGACGACGGCATCCTGCTGTTCAAGTATTGGCTGGCGGTGGATCAGGCGCAACAGGAAGAACGTTTTGCAGAACGCGCACAGGAGCCGTTGAAGAGCTGGAAACTCTCGCCCATTGATCTGCAGGCACGACAGATGTACGCCGACTACACCGACGCGCGCGAGGCCATGCTCAAAGCCACTCACAGCCACTTTGCGCCGTGGACCTTGGTGGATTTCAATGATCAGCGGCGAGGACGGCTCACGCTGATCCGGGATCTTCTGGACCGCCTGCCGGATATGCAGGTCCCGCTGGACGTGCTCACGCTGAAACCGTTGAAGGGCAAGCCACGCAAGGAGAAGTACACGGTGGTCAAGCCCTTGCCGGAGTTTCCCATCCCCTAG
- a CDS encoding helix-turn-helix domain-containing protein, with translation MSIDATLRMLAKASGLNASDIAAAIPRAGAQTVKAWMSGDKLPGRDQLAALARAFGIPAGALLTELASQLDPARTAGEHDLLAAYRTLDTRQQGALLEVARSMAGQRRKARKTGTRA, from the coding sequence ATGTCGATCGACGCCACGTTGCGGATGCTGGCCAAGGCCAGCGGCTTGAACGCCTCCGACATCGCCGCCGCAATCCCGCGCGCGGGCGCGCAGACGGTCAAGGCATGGATGAGCGGTGACAAGCTGCCGGGTCGCGATCAACTGGCAGCGCTGGCGCGCGCCTTCGGCATTCCCGCCGGCGCCTTGCTTACCGAACTGGCCAGCCAACTGGATCCGGCCCGTACCGCGGGCGAACACGATCTGCTCGCCGCCTATCGCACTCTCGATACCCGCCAACAGGGCGCCTTGCTGGAAGTGGCGCGCAGCATGGCGGGCCAGCGACGCAAAGCCCGCAAAACCGGAACCCGTGCATGA
- a CDS encoding YihY family inner membrane protein: protein MEPLDSLNRWTDRLRDRARAGTFARFLALRFLDDRLFQAAGSLAYTTLFALVPLAMVVFGVLSAFPVFERWSDQLSDYIFSNFVPSAARSAQIYIKQFSASAGQLTAVGVIILVISLLITLNSIEATFNRIWRVASSRPKFGRFLVYWTVLTLGALVAAASLAMSARFFEMSLFATQEGRLLRTVLLTLTPLLIEFAAITMIYRVVPHRTIKLRYAVAGALLATVLLEIVKWGLGLYLGSFNTYTKIYSTFAAVPILLMWIYLCWVAILMGASLASSMAAFRYQPIAFRLPMGYEIYGLLRMLGRFNEARRAGRGLHSDQILAMEPMLTDSLIQQMLGQLCDINVLRRAEDGEWLLARDLDDMTMAELYEACQLRVPIAEAHLPFHDDSLGMAARNTLDDLRVPLRELLKRKVSDIYVESSSESR from the coding sequence ATGGAGCCGCTGGATTCCTTGAATCGATGGACCGACCGCCTGCGCGACCGCGCGCGCGCGGGCACCTTCGCGCGCTTCCTGGCGCTGCGCTTCCTCGACGACCGCCTGTTCCAGGCGGCCGGTTCGCTGGCCTATACGACCTTGTTTGCACTGGTACCGCTGGCGATGGTCGTGTTTGGCGTGCTGTCGGCGTTCCCGGTCTTCGAGCGCTGGAGCGATCAACTCAGCGACTACATCTTCTCCAACTTCGTGCCCAGCGCCGCGCGTTCGGCGCAGATCTACATCAAGCAGTTTTCCGCCAGCGCCGGCCAACTGACCGCGGTGGGTGTGATCATCCTGGTGATCTCGCTGCTGATCACCCTCAACAGCATCGAAGCCACCTTCAACCGGATCTGGCGCGTGGCCTCGTCCCGACCCAAGTTCGGCCGCTTCCTGGTGTACTGGACGGTGCTGACCTTGGGCGCGCTGGTGGCGGCCGCTTCGCTGGCGATGTCGGCGCGCTTTTTCGAGATGTCGTTGTTCGCCACCCAGGAAGGCCGGTTGCTGCGGACGGTCCTGCTGACCCTGACGCCCCTGCTGATCGAGTTTGCCGCGATCACCATGATCTACCGGGTGGTGCCGCACCGGACCATCAAGCTCCGCTACGCCGTGGCCGGCGCCCTGCTGGCCACCGTGCTGCTGGAAATCGTCAAGTGGGGCCTGGGCCTTTATCTGGGCAGCTTCAACACCTACACGAAGATCTACAGCACCTTCGCCGCGGTGCCGATCCTGCTGATGTGGATTTACCTGTGCTGGGTGGCGATCCTGATGGGGGCGTCGCTGGCCTCGTCGATGGCGGCGTTCCGCTACCAGCCAATCGCCTTCCGCTTGCCGATGGGATACGAGATTTACGGCCTGTTGCGCATGCTGGGTCGCTTCAACGAGGCGCGCCGGGCGGGGCGCGGCCTGCACAGTGATCAGATCCTGGCGATGGAACCGATGCTGACCGATTCGCTGATCCAGCAGATGCTCGGCCAGCTGTGCGACATCAACGTGCTGCGCCGCGCCGAGGATGGCGAGTGGTTGCTGGCGCGCGATCTGGATGACATGACCATGGCCGAGCTGTACGAAGCCTGCCAATTGCGCGTGCCGATCGCCGAAGCGCATCTGCCGTTCCATGACGATTCGCTGGGCATGGCGGCGCGCAACACCCTGGATGACCTGCGCGTGCCGCTGCGTGAGCTGCTCAAGCGCAAGGTCAGTGATATCTATGTCGAATCCTCTTCGGAGTCGCGATGA
- a CDS encoding NAD(P)(+) transhydrogenase (Re/Si-specific) subunit beta, which yields MSWSLPELLSILVKTSYLVAATLFLLGLQRMASPKTASSGIRWAGLGMLIATIATFFLPDLHNVPLIIAAIAIGTAAAWVSGKQVPITDMPQMVALYNGMGGGSAAAIGAVELLRFSLLMQRDTTHWSESAIAALAARQPDTITLALAVIGSAIGAVSLSGSVIAWAKLDGRLDKRVVFPGQQVFNLLVFVAMVVLGAWAAATLSVPVIIAFFVVAPALGVLMTLPIGGADMPVVISLYNAFTGLAVAFEGYVLGNEALIIAGMMVGAAGILLTRLMAKAMNRPIRNVLFSNFGGGGQAQEIAGTQKPIEAGDVAAMMAFAERVVIVPGYGMAVAQAQHKIWELTQRLIERGVKVKFAIHPVAGRMPGHMNVLLAEAGVPYDLIADMDDINPEFANTDVSLVIGANDVVNPVAKTDPASPIYGMPILDVVNSKNTIVIKRGKGTGFAGIENALFYADNTRMLYGDGAEMAAALVSELKALDGGH from the coding sequence ATGAGCTGGAGCTTGCCCGAGCTGTTGTCGATCCTGGTCAAGACCAGCTACCTGGTGGCCGCCACCCTGTTCCTGCTGGGCCTGCAACGCATGGCCTCGCCCAAGACCGCCAGCAGCGGCATCCGCTGGGCCGGCCTTGGCATGCTGATTGCCACCATCGCCACGTTCTTCCTGCCCGACCTGCACAACGTGCCGCTGATCATCGCGGCCATCGCCATTGGCACGGCCGCGGCCTGGGTGTCCGGCAAGCAGGTGCCCATCACCGACATGCCGCAGATGGTGGCGCTGTACAACGGCATGGGCGGTGGCTCGGCAGCGGCCATCGGCGCGGTGGAGTTGCTGCGTTTTTCCCTGCTGATGCAGCGCGACACCACGCATTGGAGTGAGTCGGCCATTGCCGCCTTGGCGGCGCGCCAGCCCGACACCATCACCCTGGCGTTGGCGGTGATCGGTTCGGCCATCGGTGCGGTGTCGCTGTCCGGCTCCGTGATCGCCTGGGCCAAACTGGATGGACGCCTGGACAAGCGCGTGGTGTTCCCCGGCCAGCAGGTCTTCAACCTGCTGGTGTTCGTGGCGATGGTGGTGCTGGGCGCCTGGGCAGCTGCGACGCTGTCGGTGCCGGTGATCATCGCCTTCTTCGTGGTAGCGCCGGCGCTGGGCGTGTTGATGACCTTGCCGATCGGCGGCGCCGACATGCCGGTGGTGATCTCGCTGTACAACGCGTTCACCGGTCTGGCAGTGGCGTTCGAAGGTTACGTGCTGGGCAACGAGGCGCTGATCATCGCCGGCATGATGGTCGGCGCGGCCGGCATCCTGCTGACCCGCCTGATGGCCAAGGCGATGAACCGGCCGATCCGCAACGTGCTGTTCTCCAACTTCGGCGGCGGTGGCCAGGCGCAGGAAATCGCCGGCACGCAGAAGCCGATCGAAGCCGGCGACGTGGCGGCAATGATGGCCTTCGCCGAACGCGTGGTGATCGTGCCCGGCTACGGCATGGCCGTGGCGCAGGCCCAGCACAAAATCTGGGAGCTTACGCAGCGCTTGATCGAGCGCGGAGTGAAGGTGAAGTTCGCCATCCATCCGGTGGCCGGTCGCATGCCTGGTCACATGAACGTGTTGCTGGCCGAGGCGGGTGTGCCTTACGACCTGATTGCCGACATGGACGACATCAATCCGGAGTTCGCGAATACCGATGTATCGCTGGTGATAGGCGCCAACGATGTGGTCAACCCGGTCGCCAAGACCGATCCGGCTTCACCCATCTACGGCATGCCGATCCTGGACGTGGTGAACAGCAAGAACACCATCGTGATCAAGCGCGGCAAGGGCACCGGCTTTGCCGGCATCGAGAACGCCCTGTTCTATGCCGACAACACCCGCATGCTCTACGGCGATGGTGCGGAAATGGCCGCCGCCCTGGTCAGCGAACTCAAGGCGCTGGATGGCGGGCACTGA
- a CDS encoding TlpA family protein disulfide reductase, with translation MKAATSVCLVFLVLALAACKPAAPEATPSKLPATTQAKPEPAADGNETGVQIREKTADQPALSVPTVAGKTFDLAEHRGQWVVVNFWATWCGPCLKEMPELSALDAMRQDVQVIGLAYEDIELADMQAFLKEHPVVYPIAIVDVMAPPADFATPRGLPMTYLIAPDGKVAKEFAGPVTASMIEELIADSRAKAAERG, from the coding sequence ATGAAAGCAGCAACAAGCGTCTGTCTGGTCTTCCTGGTGCTGGCCCTGGCGGCTTGCAAACCTGCCGCCCCCGAGGCCACGCCGTCCAAGCTGCCTGCCACCACCCAGGCCAAACCCGAGCCCGCCGCCGATGGCAACGAAACCGGCGTGCAGATCCGCGAGAAGACCGCAGACCAGCCGGCCTTGTCGGTGCCGACCGTGGCGGGCAAGACCTTTGATCTGGCCGAACATCGCGGTCAGTGGGTGGTGGTCAATTTCTGGGCGACCTGGTGCGGGCCCTGCCTGAAGGAAATGCCGGAGCTGTCGGCGCTCGACGCCATGCGCCAGGACGTGCAGGTCATCGGCCTGGCCTACGAGGACATCGAACTCGCCGACATGCAGGCGTTCCTGAAGGAGCACCCGGTGGTGTACCCCATCGCCATTGTTGATGTGATGGCGCCGCCCGCCGACTTCGCCACCCCGCGTGGCCTGCCGATGACCTATTTGATTGCGCCGGATGGCAAGGTGGCCAAGGAATTTGCGGGCCCGGTGACGGCGAGCATGATTGAAGAGCTGATCGCAGACAGCCGCGCCAAGGCCGCGGAACGGGGCTGA
- a CDS encoding RNA polymerase sigma factor, with protein sequence MLVSTGIEQELQLSPSPAPAAVSLEEFLANIGTRAFRFAEAGLRSRDDALDAVQEAMMKMLPYAQRPAGEWTPLFWSILRRKIVDTQRRNTFRLRWLRPAGEEADESSIDWADPGHGPAQSHEQRETYAQLVQGLRALPTRQREAFTLRVLEELDVAATAKVMGCSEGSVKTHLSRAREALQKHLENTQ encoded by the coding sequence GTGCTGGTGAGTACAGGCATCGAACAGGAACTGCAGCTCTCGCCATCGCCCGCCCCGGCGGCGGTGTCGCTGGAGGAATTCCTGGCGAACATCGGCACGCGCGCTTTCCGTTTTGCCGAGGCCGGGCTGCGCAGCCGCGACGACGCCCTGGACGCCGTGCAGGAAGCCATGATGAAGATGCTTCCGTATGCGCAGCGCCCCGCCGGCGAATGGACGCCGCTGTTCTGGAGCATCCTGCGGCGCAAGATCGTCGACACGCAGCGGCGCAACACGTTCCGCCTGCGCTGGTTGCGGCCCGCCGGCGAGGAAGCCGACGAAAGCTCGATTGACTGGGCCGACCCCGGCCACGGTCCGGCGCAGTCGCACGAGCAGCGGGAAACGTATGCGCAACTCGTGCAGGGCCTGCGCGCTCTACCCACGCGGCAGCGCGAAGCCTTCACCTTGCGCGTGCTGGAAGAGCTGGACGTGGCCGCCACCGCCAAGGTGATGGGCTGCTCGGAAGGATCGGTCAAAACGCATTTATCGCGCGCCCGTGAGGCGCTGCAGAAGCACCTGGAGAACACGCAATGA
- a CDS encoding acylphosphatase, whose protein sequence is MAAARFLVRGKVQGVFFRASTRDAATRWGLDGIARNLDDGGVEVIAAGDAAALEQLARWLQHGPPMAHVESVQQFEWNEPTSPGFTIA, encoded by the coding sequence ATGGCGGCGGCGCGATTCCTGGTGCGGGGAAAGGTGCAGGGCGTGTTCTTCCGCGCCTCCACCCGGGATGCAGCCACGCGCTGGGGACTGGATGGGATTGCGCGCAATCTGGACGATGGCGGCGTGGAAGTGATTGCGGCGGGTGATGCCGCTGCATTGGAGCAGTTGGCCCGCTGGCTGCAACACGGCCCTCCGATGGCGCATGTCGAGTCAGTGCAGCAGTTCGAGTGGAACGAGCCCACAAGCCCGGGCTTCACCATCGCTTGA
- a CDS encoding asparaginase domain-containing protein, producing MEELLIVTTGGTIDKIYFDDKSDFQVGEPQIGRILQELGVAFRFSVIPIIRKDSLHITDADRELVRAAIAAQPARHVLITHGTDSMVETAKVLSGLEDKTIVLTGALNPARFRGSDAEFNIGCAVGAVQSLPAGVYIAMNGRIWDPAHVRKNVAANRFEAI from the coding sequence ATGGAAGAGCTGCTGATCGTCACCACGGGCGGCACGATCGACAAGATCTACTTTGACGACAAGTCCGATTTCCAGGTCGGCGAGCCGCAGATCGGCCGCATCCTGCAGGAACTGGGCGTGGCTTTCCGTTTCAGCGTCATTCCGATCATCCGCAAGGATTCGCTGCACATCACCGACGCGGATCGCGAACTGGTGCGTGCGGCCATCGCCGCGCAGCCAGCCAGGCATGTGCTGATTACCCACGGCACCGACAGCATGGTCGAGACGGCCAAGGTGCTTTCGGGCCTGGAAGACAAGACCATCGTGTTGACTGGCGCATTGAATCCCGCGCGCTTCCGCGGCTCGGATGCGGAGTTCAACATCGGCTGTGCGGTAGGCGCGGTGCAGTCGCTGCCAGCGGGTGTCTACATCGCCATGAACGGACGGATCTGGGATCCGGCGCATGTGCGCAAGAACGTGGCGGCCAATCGCTTCGAAGCAATCTGA
- a CDS encoding DUF2069 domain-containing protein, giving the protein MIPLPSSRLALSTSLALLTVVFAVWFRADKHLIASQLVFTVPPLLCLIGVLLKRRQAGFWAGVLGLFWFAHGVMVAYSRPAEALFAWLEIVLSLVIVLTASWPGLSARFGRKRA; this is encoded by the coding sequence ATGATCCCCCTGCCCTCCTCGCGCCTGGCCTTGAGCACCTCGCTTGCCCTGCTCACCGTTGTGTTCGCTGTCTGGTTCCGCGCCGACAAGCACCTGATCGCCTCCCAGCTGGTGTTCACCGTGCCGCCCCTGCTCTGTCTGATCGGGGTGCTGCTCAAGCGCCGGCAAGCGGGCTTCTGGGCCGGTGTGTTGGGCCTGTTCTGGTTTGCCCATGGGGTGATGGTGGCTTACAGCCGCCCGGCCGAAGCCCTGTTTGCCTGGCTGGAGATCGTGTTGTCGCTGGTCATCGTGCTGACGGCCAGCTGGCCGGGCCTGAGCGCGCGCTTTGGCCGCAAACGGGCGTAA
- a CDS encoding NAD(P) transhydrogenase subunit alpha: MAVEVLVLKETAAGERRVAATPETVKKLIAAGADVRVEAGAGQSAGFLDQAYYDAGARPADAGSLASAQVVLVVQPPSAEILNGMASGATLVGVLQPQADAARGDAIRARELLAFPLERLPRTTRAQAMDVLSSQAGMAGYKAVLIAAQLTPRFFPMLTTAAGTIRPSKVLIVGAGVAGLQAVATARRLGAQVECFDVRPETREQIESLGGKFLDLGVSAAGEGGYARQLTDDERREQQRRLGEHLKGIDVIVCTAAVPGRPAPKIITASMVEGMRAGSVIVDLAAETGGNCELTRPGESIDHNGVTIAGPLNLASLGAVHASEMYARNVLNFVSLFLREGALSFDWQDELLAKTRWPEPAAP, encoded by the coding sequence ATGGCGGTCGAAGTCCTGGTCCTGAAAGAAACGGCAGCCGGCGAACGCCGCGTCGCCGCCACCCCGGAAACCGTCAAGAAACTGATCGCCGCCGGCGCCGACGTGCGCGTCGAAGCCGGCGCAGGTCAGTCGGCCGGCTTCCTGGATCAGGCTTATTACGATGCGGGCGCGCGACCGGCCGATGCCGGCTCACTTGCCAGCGCGCAGGTAGTGTTGGTGGTGCAGCCCCCTTCGGCCGAAATTCTCAATGGAATGGCCAGCGGGGCCACCCTGGTGGGCGTGTTGCAACCGCAGGCCGACGCCGCGCGTGGCGACGCCATCCGCGCGCGCGAACTGCTGGCATTCCCGCTCGAGCGCCTGCCGCGCACCACCCGCGCGCAAGCCATGGACGTGCTGAGCTCACAGGCCGGCATGGCGGGTTACAAGGCAGTGCTGATCGCGGCACAACTGACGCCGCGCTTTTTCCCGATGCTGACGACGGCGGCGGGCACCATCCGGCCCTCCAAAGTACTGATCGTCGGCGCGGGCGTTGCGGGCCTGCAGGCCGTGGCGACGGCCAGGCGCCTGGGCGCACAGGTGGAATGCTTCGACGTGCGGCCCGAAACCCGTGAGCAGATCGAATCGCTGGGCGGCAAGTTCCTGGATCTGGGCGTGAGCGCAGCGGGCGAGGGCGGCTACGCGCGCCAACTCACCGACGACGAGCGCCGCGAACAGCAGCGTCGACTCGGTGAACATCTGAAGGGCATCGACGTGATCGTCTGCACGGCTGCGGTGCCGGGGCGCCCTGCGCCGAAGATCATCACCGCCTCCATGGTGGAAGGCATGCGCGCAGGCAGCGTGATTGTCGATCTGGCGGCGGAGACGGGCGGCAATTGCGAACTGACCCGGCCCGGCGAATCCATTGACCACAATGGCGTCACCATCGCAGGCCCGCTCAACCTGGCCAGCCTGGGTGCGGTGCACGCCAGCGAAATGTACGCGCGCAACGTGCTCAATTTCGTCTCGTTGTTCCTGCGCGAGGGCGCGCTCAGTTTCGACTGGCAGGACGAGTTGCTTGCCAAGACCCGCTGGCCGGAGCCTGCTGCCCCCTGA
- the wrbA gene encoding NAD(P)H:quinone oxidoreductase, translating into MAEILVLYYSRGGSVARLARQIARGIGEVDGMSARLRTVPPVAAVTQQAAPPVPEDGAPYVEARDLAECAGLVLGSPTRFGNMAAPLKHFIDGLGAEWASGTLVDKPAAVFTSTATQHGGQESTLLSMQLPLLHHGCVIVGIPFTETLLSSTRSGGTPYGASHVAGVSDDPQPTDDEAALARALGRRIADITRRLEKNR; encoded by the coding sequence ATGGCCGAGATCCTGGTGCTCTATTACAGCCGCGGCGGTTCCGTGGCCCGGCTGGCGCGGCAGATTGCGCGTGGCATCGGCGAAGTGGATGGCATGAGCGCACGCTTGCGCACCGTGCCGCCGGTCGCGGCTGTCACCCAGCAGGCAGCGCCACCGGTGCCCGAAGACGGCGCGCCCTATGTGGAAGCACGTGACCTGGCCGAATGCGCGGGCCTCGTCCTCGGCAGCCCAACGCGCTTCGGCAACATGGCCGCGCCGCTCAAGCATTTCATCGACGGCCTGGGCGCCGAATGGGCCAGCGGTACGCTGGTCGATAAACCGGCCGCCGTATTCACCTCCACGGCCACGCAACACGGCGGGCAGGAATCGACCTTGCTGTCCATGCAGTTGCCGCTGCTGCACCACGGCTGCGTGATCGTCGGCATCCCGTTTACCGAAACCCTGCTCAGCAGCACCCGCAGCGGCGGCACGCCCTACGGCGCCAGCCATGTCGCTGGCGTCAGCGATGATCCGCAGCCGACCGATGACGAGGCGGCACTGGCACGCGCGCTCGGCCGGCGCATCGCGGACATCACCCGCCGCCTCGAGAAAAACCGATGA